The window atttttcataTCAATTCGTTGATCATTTCCAATTTGGTCTTTGATGTATGCGAAGTGAATTCTttgttatattaatatacattatCATGAATGAGAAAATCGTGTCTGCCAATGGTCATTCCAACTGACATATGTTCTTCTGAAGTAACTCAGAGTGCCTTTTTGAGTTTTTAGCTAAGTAAATTATATTAGAACCTTTTGGTTAGGTCTTATCTCTAACCTCACCCCCCTTACAAGAGGACAAGGTTAGTGTTCAGATTTTCACAGTAAAGTAATTCAGAGTAGATGATCAAGCATGGTGGAAATGATTGGACCTCTTGCATTTTACGATTGATTTATACATCCTATAAAAAGCTTTCTTGATAATCAAGTTCATCGTGTTTCTTAATTCTGCATGCATTATAATTTCTAggaaaatctaaaatattttgcatacgttattgacatttcaattttcaatgcTATGGTATTAGCTAGTTGTGGCTTGTATGGATAAGGAacttattgtttttctttatcttataTCATGTTCTTTGATTTCATTGAGATCAGTACTGCTTACAATTTTGACATTACTACAGGGCAGCAACAGATGTGTGTTGAGATTGAATATTCAAGAATCTTACTTTGTGTTTAAAGAATATTGGTACTAGACATAGTCACATAGATTTCACTGTGTCACTTGTTATGCTGGGGAGAGAGGAAAAGTTTAATTTCTGGCTTTCTgcagaaaagaaagaaagtaaaaGAACATGAATGTTTGAACCAGCTTGCAATTCGAATTGGTATATGCAGATTGTTAATTGatggtttttattttgtgaagtGAACCAACATAAATAGGGGATCTGTGGAGTTTTTCAGATAAGAAACCATCAGATAAATGATACGGGTAACATTGACAGCAGGAGCAAGAATTTATGGTAAGTTGGTAACTGTTAATGTGTCAGAAATCTtgtattagtataaaatttttctATAGAGTCAACCAAAtaacatattatattgttttgaACGGTACACCTTGCATACAAAGAAATGGTACCACTTTATACTTCTAAGATTAATGATAGAATGAAAAATACTTACATCATTGTTTCTCTACCACTCACATATAACCTGGCtatattttatgcatttggactagtcaaattttttataaggCAATCACTTCTTCCtcacattttaataataaatctgCTTGCACATATTCATTGCTTACACCAACCAAGTCATTCGCCCGCAGCGCTTCATTCTCCCAATCTGTTCTATCAATTACTGATAAAATGGATAATACGCATACGACCTGAGCTGCTAAAAGCCCATAACAAAGGCCCATGAACCCCATATTCCAGAAAAAAGCCAGAGCTACTGCCACAGGTGCTCCCATCATGTAGAATGAACAAAAGTTTATAGCTGCACCAATGCTAGGCCTAGCACTTCCTCGGAGAGCCCCACAACAAGTGGTTTGTGGACAATTGGCTAGCTCACAAAGTCCAATAATAGGCAGCACTGCCACTGTCAGCTCAAGAACTTCATTGTCATTGGTGAAGACCCTGCCCCATGCTTCTCTTCCTAATGTTGTCAGTAGAAATCCAAATACAGATGAGAGAAATGCCAATGCTATGGCTACTACAGTTGCTAAGCGTGCCTTGTTTGGCCTGCCTGCTCCAAGTTCGTTGCCCACTCTAGTAGAAATAGCTGCACTAAGTGCTGAAGGCAATGTGTACATAAGAGATGTGGTTTGTATTACGATAGCTGATGTTGCAAGTGCAACATGGGGTTTGTAGAGGTAACCAGATAGAAGTGTCATCAACTCGTACCACCACCATTCCAAACAAACACCCAGGCAAGTAGGGATTGTTAGTTGAAGTAGCATTCCCCATTCCTTCCAAAGTGAGATAAAGCCTGGCTTGTTTGAAGGTTTTGCTGAGGATTTAAACAAATGAATCTTCTCTTCATGAGAACATTTTATATAGCCTAAAAGAAGTAGCAAGAAGTTAAGATTGGCAATAAATGTGGAAATTGCTATCCCCTGGATGCCAAGATGTTGATAGAAAGTAAAGAAGATGGCAATTGGAAAATGTAGTAGTGTTGCAACCAGAGTGCACCATAGCAATGGCCATGTTTTCCCTTTGCTGCGTATGTAGATACGTAGAGGATGAAGTAGGCTGTTGACAATAAGATCAGGAATTGCAGAGTGGCAGTAAAGGCTAGCAATATGTACTACTTCTGGTTCTTGATTGAGCCATAATAACAGAGGCCCAAGATATATCCAAAGAATCCCAATGGGTATTGATGCAAAAAGCAACAGAATTATGGTTTTTTGAAGGGTGAGAGACACCATGGTGAAGTTCTTGGATCCAAAAGCTTGGCTGCAGAGTGGTTCCATTCCAATGGCAAGGCCATAGAGCACAGAGTAACCTGTAATGTTGGTGAAGCCGATGGCTAGAGCACCTCCTGCCAGCTCCACGCTTCCTAGCCTTCCTATGCATGCTACTGAAATCATGTTTTTCAGGTAATTTAATATGCCCATAACCAATATCGGAAATCCAATGTCAAAAACATTCTTCAGTTCCTCTATCACCTAGCATAAAAGACTTGTCAGCATTATAGAATGTTACTGGTACATAGTATTATGTTCTTTGAGCTTTGAAGATTTTATTAATCTCACCTCTATCATTGTCAGCCTTTTTTTGTTGTCGATTGCTGccatcattttcctttttgcttGTTCTTCTTTTCTCCTCTCTTATTTGGTTGAGTTATGTGGCACTGTTGATCTCACAGCTCATACACACTTTTCTGCACTTCAACATGCATGCTTACAGCCCACTTACTCCCATGCTGTTATGGGAGTGACATCCCATGGGACAGTAAGGACTTTTTATAGGCCCTCGGGTGGTGGGTTTTCAAAATTCTTTTTCCTCTTACTTGTGATGGAACATCTAattaaatggtaaaataagaatcTATAGTGGCTTTGTGCCCTAATCTCATACATAACAGATTCCTCAAACTTTAATTTGTAACTTTGCCAAATATATCTGAGCATATCTGCTACCTCAAATAAAAGAATCTTGCAGAAGAGTAATATTTACCTAAATATACGATTTATCTTCACATGTAGGGGTTTTCTGTATTTATAGTTGTCATTTTTTCATGTATAGTCTGATTTCTGCTGGCCTAATTAGTTGTAATCTTTTTAAGAGCTGAATAACCCTTGTggttaaatataatttcaatattaaccCACTTGCAAAATGATGTTTTTACTCTTCACTGTGGTCTTTAGGTGTAACCTTGTAAGGTGGTTTACGCTTGCTTTTACTAATTTCCTTTGAAATGTTCATAATGTTGTTCTGTATTAGTAGTTTGTTATAAATCTCTATTGTACTGTGTACCATATTATGTGTTGCATTAAGAATGTTGAACTACTTTTTTGCCTGAGAGTTAGACTTCTTAATATTGCCAAGAACCTTTATCAAAATATCTGCACAATATCACCATCATGCCTCTGTCACTTAATGATGGGAAGAATCTATTTGTAGTGGTGGAAGGAATTTGTTCAGGTCCATATCGCATTCTAGCTATTATTTTCGAGTAAGCAAAAATCTTCCATCTTGTGCTTGCATCACAAGTGTATCCAAGATCCCCGGGAAAATCTCCTTGTCAACTATAGCACATGCATGCCTTATCCAGTAAAGTTTCTACTAGAAGACTTCTTTCTGTAAACGTTGCCCCATTTCCACTTTGTACTAGTTAGGTTCTTTGAGAAAGAGACAcccacacaaacacacacccTCTCTACACCCTCAATTTCCACATCTTCTGtggtaaaaaaatgtgtacAATGCTGCTACCCTAGATTTAGTTAGTTTTGgagttatattttatagtttcCATCATATACCATAATCTCTACAAAGACATGTATCCCATAAGCATCATAGAGTAAATTTCACAACATCATCCTTTTGCACTTGTGCATGTCCGTAAGAGACAAACAATGAAACAATGCAGATTTGTGTATAGATATCTCATGCAtcctgatttttttttcatttatgtagGAAACTGTTGTGTGCTTTTCTGTTATCCATCCTGTAAAAATAGAACATTTTTACCTTTCATCTATTATGAAAAGCATCTATCTCAAAGCACgttatatgtaaaaaaatttgtaccCAGTTATCTGTTGCTGAGAGCATAACATATGGTGCCTTTGTCTGAAGGTCATTGGTCCATTTGAAGTCCGATCTGTTTGCAACCTGGAAATATCTTGTCATGCTCATATGAAACCATGCATGTGTTTATTTGTTGCACCAAATGAGTGACAAATCAAACCCGCGCGTAAATTATTATCCCCACTTCGCATAATCTTGTAGGCAAATTGCATCTCAAGCATCTACTTTTATTCTCACCGTTGAAAGATGGGATGGGATTGGATGGGATGGGGATGCGATGGGGTACCTCCCCACTCATTTCCTTATTGAACCCCAAAAGGGGCAGTACTGTAAGGGAGAAAAAGTGCTATTTTTAAACTGTCATAATCTCTTGCTGTTGCTATGTTGCTTTTTTCTTGGTCCCAAGGTCTTATGGAGTGGTTATGAACAACAGAAACAACTGACAGGCAAACACGGCGTGGCTCGTTTATTTAACAGATGAAATGCATTTTCTCACACTTATGGACTCGAGGATGAAATAGTAGGGTAATCTCGATCCTTTTGGTGAGTCAATGAGATATTTTCTTCTTGTGGGCTATTATTCTTTCCTTTATTTTCACTCCTCGT is drawn from Salvia hispanica cultivar TCC Black 2014 chromosome 6, UniMelb_Shisp_WGS_1.0, whole genome shotgun sequence and contains these coding sequences:
- the LOC125192259 gene encoding protein DETOXIFICATION 55 — translated: MMAAIDNKKRLTMIEVIEELKNVFDIGFPILVMGILNYLKNMISVACIGRLGSVELAGGALAIGFTNITGYSVLYGLAIGMEPLCSQAFGSKNFTMVSLTLQKTIILLLFASIPIGILWIYLGPLLLWLNQEPEVVHIASLYCHSAIPDLIVNSLLHPLRIYIRSKGKTWPLLWCTLVATLLHFPIAIFFTFYQHLGIQGIAISTFIANLNFLLLLLGYIKCSHEEKIHLFKSSAKPSNKPGFISLWKEWGMLLQLTIPTCLGVCLEWWWYELMTLLSGYLYKPHVALATSAIVIQTTSLMYTLPSALSAAISTRVGNELGAGRPNKARLATVVAIALAFLSSVFGFLLTTLGREAWGRVFTNDNEVLELTVAVLPIIGLCELANCPQTTCCGALRGSARPSIGAAINFCSFYMMGAPVAVALAFFWNMGFMGLCYGLLAAQVVCVLSILSVIDRTDWENEALRANDLVGVSNEYVQADLLLKCEEEVIAL